aaaaataataggattttgAGCAGTGTTATTGGTGCGGAAACTGTTATTGGTGCGGAAACTACGACAAGGTAAATACGGAGGGTACTGATAGGTATTCAAATCTTTGATTTAACCGTCcatagagcaagtggtaaagaatttggtggttggtaactgaggtcccaagttcgaatcctatttgattcatattttccaGCGAAGCGGATATcgtgctatttatctctctctctctcaaaaaaaaaaaaaaaaatgaataaataccATTATTACTACCATTTCCGATCCCCCTACGATGCCCATCGCCGCTGCTTCGATGAGAAAGAAGGGGAAGCAAATCTCGCTCCCCCCCATCGCCATATCNtaaaaaaaaaaaaaaaaaaaaaaaaaaaagctgcgtTAAAGAGTTTGTCTGAACTTTTTGCATACTTGtaattcattattttattttgagaaagtttaaaattattatttgaataattaGTTTGTTGCaattgttttaataaaaatttgaaagttgaaattttactGCCGAACAACAGGGGCGGGCGACTCCCGTATTTTGTTCGTCGCCCCCTCGTGGCCTCCTCTCTCCTTCGTTTCTGCGGCAATAGGTCGAACAGTTTGAAGGCGATTCCCCAATCAAATCCAATTCCACTGGTGAATAAATACCATCATTACTACCATTTCCGATCCCCCTACGATGCCCATCGCCGCTGCTTCGATGAGAAAGAAGGGGAAGCAAATCTCGCTCCCCCCCATCGCCATATCCTCCTCTtccgaggaagaagatgaagaggaatccgaggaggaagaggaggaggacgacgacgacgacgatgactcCGATGATGAAGATTATGATGGGGAAGATGACGATCCcgatgatgatgatgtagaagaagaagaagatagtggcggtgatgatgatgaagacGACGATGACAACGACaacgaaggagaagaagaatccAGAGATAGGAAGCTTCTGGACGAAGAGGTCTACGACAAAATCGTCGATCTCCTCCGCAGTATGTTTCTCCTTTTCCCCATCACATTATCAAAGTTTAATACGGTATGTAAAAAAGTTGATCTTCGAAACTAAATTAAGCTCCGTTCTCTCTTCTATGTAGTATCAACATTGTTTTCACTTGCTCTGCCAATAAAGGTGTCTGTTTCACTGATTTCATATTAACACTTCCTCTTTAGTCTCAAGCAAAAACCTAGtagaatttagtttttagatttaTCGTTGATAAATGGCTAGGAATTTGAATGCATTAGTGTGTAAACAGCTATCTTTATTAGAAAATCATCTTAACTATAACATTAGTGTTGCATTCAACTTGTTCTGATCTCCTTGCGAGTATCGAAATCCTAGTGTAAACGAAGTCCTCAAAAGTTGCAAAAGGCGTATAGAATATTAAGATGATCTTATTGTCGCGTAGGGCGGAAAAGTTTAGATCACCTGAAATTGGAAGAGTGCAAGGTCTATTTGAGGAAGCACAGGCTAAGACTGGGTGGGGCGAAAGGTACATGCATAGAAAGAATTCTGGAGCACTGGAGGTCAGTTCATCATTTTCCTGTTAAGATATGATTATATTACCTCTACTCGCTTTTGTTTTGGTGCATTTTGCACTAAATTGAATGCGTTAGTACTGTGCTTACAGTCTTATTAGTATGAAGAACACTACCGATAAACCAGCACATCTTTTTTTACTAGCTAGATTCAGTGGCAATCTTAcagttttttctatttaatttgttAATCAGGATTAAAGATGGGAATGGTGAAAAACTCTATCCAAAATCATCCTTTTCTATGAATTGTACAGGTAGAATGGTTACCGAACAATAGATTCAGGACGGACAGTTATTTGTCTGGAAATCAAACttaagggattttttttttcccccttttttctgTTCACGGTGCAGGTGATGTATGTAGAGGTGATATCATCTTATTCAAGCAGAGAGTTTATCGGAAGTATGTGATTCAATTATTTCGAAATGTCTTCTATCCTCTTCTTTATTTGGATCTCTTTCTATATCAATAACGTCTCTCAAGAATCTATAATAATGTGACGGTTGGTTCTTCACCAGATTTGGTCTAGCTAGGAGGGGTGCAGATATTATAGGGAAAAGGGTAGTTGCAGGAAGAGTTGTGAAGGAAAGTTATGGTGCAGATAAGCAGCAACATACGTTTACTGTAAGGGTGGAGGTCAATGCTTTGATATAACTTCAATTGAGTACGTCTTTTAGTTGTTAATTTCTGTGATTTAAAAGGTTGAAGTCCTGTGGAGCAAGGGTGTGAAACCATTGCCGCCGTTATTTCCTTTACTCGTGAAGGGGCGTAACCTCTACAGATTGAAGACTTTTCGCCAGGTAAGAAGCTTTCTTGTCGGAAGGGCTGAACTTTCTTTAGCAGTTGAAGATTCTCTTCAATCTTGCAGCTTCATTCAATGACAGCCGCAAATCCAAGTCATATTAAACAGGTTGCTGTTAGTGCTGGCAATAGACGACTAATGAAGTATCTTTTTATATGCAATGAATGTTTATAGTAAGGTCGGCAtaaaactgtttatttttatgcatttgtCAGTGCTGGCAAAATGAAGCAGAGAGATTGGAAGTTCTGGCAGAGAAGCATAAAAGGGGAGCAGCAGCAAGACAAGTGCGAGCAATTGCGAAAGCTAGGACCGCACTGAGGGGTATCGTCTCTCCTTCCGAATACCAATTGGCCTTCACTTATGTGTTGAATTGTTGATGCAAGTTATTGAGAATTCAATTCTCATTTGTATATTCACGTATGCAAATAAAAGTTCTTCCAATtagataatatttataatttatatcggaTTCTTGAAATAGAATTTGCAGGATGTCCACTGAAAAGAATATTGTGAATATTTGTTCACTAAAGGCATCATgattgtatttaaatttaatcaactaGCATCACCTAAtattttgttgaaaaattaaatcttCATAGCATTGTTGTTGTTAGTTCTTGCTTGCAGCTAATATACTGGTCTTGAATAGAAAGATCACGATCATTGTCTATCCTTAATTGTTTGAACCAGGTTCAAAACGCGCAAGAAAATCATTCGACAAGGATCTACCTCCTAAGAAACACAGGAAGAAAGAGCGTGAAGTTTCCTCTGGAGAACAGAAACTGAATGCTTGTGGTGGCAAGGCTCAATATGATGGCCGGAGAAAAGCTAACCAAGTCGCCGCCAAGGGAAGACACTTGAGTTTATCAGGCCAGCATACGAAACAAGCCAATTATCAAAATACAACTCATATACAGCAACAATTTTACCAAAGAAATCCTATCTACATTGATCATCGACGTAGCACAACCTGGCAATTGAATCAAGATAATAACATGGCGCCATCCCATACAAGTACATGGAACATTCATGGTCTCATGGGCAATGTTGGTATTCGCTCGAATGCGTCAGGGGAATTTCATCGAACAATTAGCAGGGCAAACTACGTGAGCCATCCTTACGGTGATCCAATGTACTACTCTGGTCAGCCGATCTCAGGCCCCGTCTTGATGACTCCAGATTTTGTTAGGGGGCCTTTTATGTCGCCTCCAAGAAGTCAGTTCCATCGGCGGAGATGACATCTCACATTGCATTGCTATCCAATAATGTACCGTCGAACACAGTTTCTTTCTTCTGTTTAGCCCGTAAGGCTGTTGCGTACCAACTGAAACAGCCTCTCCTTGTTCAGAATCCTTGCATCAAGATGTGATGAATTTTGATGTTTTAGGGCATGCATTTGATTGAAAGTTTTTGGGGGTGACAAAAGTCTGACTTGTATTTCTGTTCATAACAAGGATTTGTAGAAATGATGAATTAAGCGCTTTCCCTTGTGTATGTGATAACAAGAAATGTTTGTTGGAGATATTTCCCGTCCTTTTCTATGCAAGATGAGGCCAGCTAAATAACTGATTGATGCGCTAAGCGTCTTTTATCATGATTAAACCTTTGCCCCTTGGATGTGGGGATGCAGCAATAAGGTTGGAAACAACTTTTTGGTTCTTTAAGGAAAGCTAGTGTGCAGATATTACAACTCATTTTGAAGCTCTTTTACATCCATATTTATTCTGGGATTATTTCTTTGGCAAGATGGATTCCAGTTAAACAACACTGCTCTTCGAAAATCTATTCTGAGAGCTTTTATACAGTTTCTGCTATCTCCTTATCACTATAGTCAATAATtgatagaaaaagagagagaggtaggAAAGTAATTTTAATGGAGTAGCTCTTCCAGTGCAACACTCTCACCTTAACTGCTTCCAACCAGGTCCTATGATAATCTGATGCTATTTTATTCCAGGGAcaggagaaggataaagttaaAAAGATGGTGATAGTAAGAGGGCACACACTTTACTGCAGACCAGGAGGAACATTAAAATCTGGTTATCATTCACATTGAATTCGATTATATGTAGTGCATCTAATAAACCAATAGGACAAGCAAGTATGTGACTACGTGTATTATTATtaccctaaaaagaaaagtACCTAGAAAACGTTCTTAATTGAATCACATAGATATCAGAAGATCACTATAAAATAGACGGGTAAAGACCTGTAGCACATTTACTCAGTAGTTGCACGGCTCAAAGAACATACTGTACACACATTGGCTTGTGTAAAGTTCAAGTTCTCTGGTGTTTGATTAGTTTCTTTGGTTGTTGTATTGATGCAAATGATGAGGACAAGTTGCTCTCAAGTTAACAGTGACAGTGTCAAAAAGTGATAGCTCTATTTCCTTTGTTTGTCCTATCTTAAGATTACGGAGAGAGGATTGATTAGAGGAAAACCAAATAGAACACGGGGCACATATTAAAACTATCTGATTTTTTCTAATTCATTTGATAAAGGCATGTCACATCATACGGGGCCATTTCATGACTGGGAGTAGAAGTTACAAGCTGTGGTGATGGCATCGTCATTAGGGACTGAGGCTCTCTCGCGAAGAAGCTCTGAGAATCACCTTCCGAAGCATCAACAGCCTCCCGCAACACCTCCTTTGGCTTACCCAGTAAATGGCCAGTGAAATGATCCCCCCAGATGTCATAGACAAACTTCTTCTCCGCAACATCATTTTCTGGTGCTTTTGCGGCATTTTCCTTCATGAGCTTTGATCCAGGAGCGCGAGCATGCGGTGCAATAGGAGAAGATGGGGCCAAGAAAGTGGGAGAAGGCAATATAGGAGCTTTCCCTGCTGATTTTGGAGTAGTAGAAGGCTGCTCTCTAGGGCAAGGTGTACGCTTATTCTCAAAGCGCTTCTCAGCTGCTGCTACTTTCGCTTCACCAGTGTTTTCAGAACTATCTTTCTTCTGATACTTCGGTTCTTCAGGTTCTCTCGCAAAGGGAGACTCTACAGTAGTTTCAGGGGATATAGGCCATCCTTGTTTAGGAGTAGAAGAGCTCGGAGACAAAGGCGAAGATGGAGTCGAATTCCCGCTATGACTACTTGAAACTTCAAACTTCGCAGCCCATCCTACCCCATACGCCTTTCTCTTCCTTCGTCGCCCTTTCTCTTTAACAACCTTAATAGTGAGATTATTGGTTTGCGGTGCTTCAATCAGTCCGGGGTCTTCATTGGTCTTATCTGATGATGTTGTTGGTGAGAGTGTGGTACTTTTCTTTTGATGATCATAGCTGTGAATTTCCTCTGTTCTCTTAGGGCTATCAAGAACACCATGTTGAGTCACAGGATACCTGTTGACAAAACCTGCCTCAGGTTTCTTCTGTGCTCTTGGTGACCTGTGAATTCCATAATTGTTAGTGGAAAGAAATCCTCAAACCAAATAGAGATATTAACACACATATACTCCTGTAGAATTGTCTATAAGCGCAGTGTAAACACAAAAATTCTGAATTTTTACATATGCCCTTAGAAAACTTAATGTGTGACAAATACACCATTGAGCTTAGAAAAGTGCCCATCACTAAAATAAGCTTTAATACTTAAAACCAACATTCCCCCATGTATTGGATGCTTCCCATCATAAAAGTCTTTCTGTGAAAGAAACTGCTCTTTCGAGGggtatatgaaaattcagattttgcatgGTATATATGCAAGTAAACAGATGATTTTGCACGGATATATGTAGACCAGAACAATGTAACGTAGGAGGATTTAAAAAGGACAATCACCTGGTAGTTTTGGTGCTatgggaaagaaaagaaggtttCTCACTCTTGTTCAAGGGATTTTCACTGGTTTCAACCTTTAGATAACAGTCATTAGTACCCACCAGAAAATAATGGGGTATAATGCGAATGAAGACCAATATAAGTGTAGAAGCAGCAACAAAGACAAGGACGGACACACCCCAATTCACTGTTCGGAAGAACGATTTCCTACACAGAGTAAGCATATTTACTGAGACACTGGCCTTCATGGGAATCACAAAAATGCCACTAGCCATGGCCAACTCGAGATCCCTGTGAACTATAGCTGCAGAGAAGTCTGTTTGATAAGATAATAAGAGTCGTGCTGATTCTCCTGGTGCTAAAGCAAAACCCTCGCAAAAATGTAACATAAACCCATCTGAACCGCAATCAGTTCCTGAAACTTTCACCTTTTTAACCTCAAGAGGAAGCTCACCTGTATTTTTTGCATATATCTCCTTCATTACCTGCTTATTACAGGAAAGCTTAGCATTCTCCACTAGGGGCGAAGACGATAAATTGCGATTGATCGGCAAGTCGAGGTTGAATTCGAGCTTCCAAACTGGTTCAGGTCCGTCAAGAAGAACAAGAGAATGGGAACCACCAAATGCTCGAAGAGGGAGCCACTCTAAGCCTGATAAGTTGTTTCTGATCAAAGCTGAGCTAGACCACATGCACCAATTAGAAGGGTGAAAGACTATCGGACCTAACAAAGCCTTCCCAAAAGGGTGTACAAAGGCCTCTGTTATTGCTGAATCAGCTAATGAGAATCCGAATCTGGTTTCAATGGAATTAATCTCAGGAGATCGACTTGAGAATGTAAGGTCAGATAAGTCCTCAGCGGATTTGCAGTCGCTTATGATTTCTTCTGAATTCATCACGAGTTGCATTAGAGCAGGTTTTTCACTCGGGTTATGCACAGTGATCCATTTGGAAAATCGGGACCCAATTTGAACAACAGGAAATGATACTTCCTGATCCTTGAGAACAGATATCACAGCCATCGTACCATGAGATCTCCAGTTTCCAAGTATTAGATCATCTGCTTCAGATGCTTTCAGGAGTTTTGGCTGCAAAAATTTCTCAGAATATTAAGCACCGCTTAGgggacaaaaaataaaaacaacatttACAAACAACACTACAGTTAAAACCAGATTATAACCAAGTATAACTTGTATAACATAATTATACAATATGTTTCTATTGCTCTTCCGGTTGACTATCCAATGTGTGTAAACAATATATCTCATATATCTGAATTGTTGAAAAGTCTAGAAATTATTTGTTGCTTGCTGCTAGATTGTACCAGGAAGCATAAGAAGTCTGTAAATACTGATCAAAGAAGAAATCTACAAcaacaaaacaacaaaaaatgaaAGTAATTAGCTGTGCAACATCCAAATGCTAGAACCAAAAACTGATAAAATAGTAACAGAAAAAAATACACGCGTGCATACCTACAACACTACCAAGCACGTAATATTGTCCCAACTTATGTCTGTGTCTATGTCTACCACACAAATGTATTCACGTATGTATGAAACAGACAGAGATATGGTCGTACAAgcagcatatatatacatgcatactgactaacttttttcttttgtaaccAAAATGTGCCGAATCCTATTTACTAGAGCTTAGAAGTATAAGTCTATCTGCATTGAATTGACATTCATGTCTAGATTGTTAGCAGGCTTTCAACACTTTGACTAATGGGCTAAATTACACAATTTAATGAAAGGCAGAAGTAACAAATATACCAACTCAAATTGATTAACTGCTAGGAGCTGCAAGCATGTTTTGTTCTATTTAAGCAGTAAAACTCGAAAGAGAATATATGGGTCCACCACAATATCACTGATTGACTTGCTAGATacaaagaaggaaagaagaaagGTTATTTGACCTAATCTTCTGAGTTAAGCTGACCGAAACAATGATCACCAAAGTAATTGTTTAAACTATACGAGTCTTTCCCTCGTATGTACATGAGTCTTTCCCTCCTATGTACGGCGTTCTTTTGTCTCATAATATCTAACATTTTCAGAATTTACAGTAGCTCCCTTAGTTTGACTAGCTAAACATCAATATAACATAAATGGGGAGTGGAGTTTTTCCTAGTTCAATGACAAATTAAGAGAAGATTCATCCATATCAGAATTATCAAGTGACTAAGGTGATAGAACCTTGAAAGAAAGGATTGCTTAAAAACAAGGCTAgatgggaaaactttaaaacaaAGGCAAACAAGGTACATCCGTCTAGGAGCAAAGAAGCGAATTCTCAAAAACAAAATCAGCttgaacagaaaaaaaaaaaaagaaacccaaaTAATACCTTCATCTTAAGTGAATCTTCCATTATGCTCCCCAAAGATCCTGTTCTTGAATTTGCAGACGTTTCTTCCTTTTGTATCAACGTCAATCCAACATACGAGCCATCAGATTCAACAATACCTGTGCTAGCTTGATACTTTAAACAGGCATGAAAAAAATCTTGGCAGGGAATCTTAATGATTGGACTGACAGAACTATTTGTCTCTACTACTAGGTTGCAATTCAAGTTTGTGGTGTCATGAATAATGCTCCGTGCACTTGTTGGGAAAGAATATCCTATCAGAGCTATTTGTGTCACACTCCTAGGAAAAAGTATCAATCCTTTAATGTATTTAATCTGGAAAACCTTTGAACTTTCTGTTACTTCTTCAATGCTTAAGATGCTTACTAACTGTGATGCATCATTTCttaaaaagagggaaaaaattgATCCTTTTTCCTCACACGCTGCACGGGACTCGAAAGAAACCAAAAGAGACCCAGTTAAATCACTGTAAGCTGCCCTTCCACGCACTTCGAGCTCAAGAGGAATAACAATTGAATTTATTCTATCAGTTGTTAAATTGCGCAATTTCATGCAGATAGCTCCGAAAACATTTCCTTCCAGATAAGGCAACAAGTTAATCTCCGCAATGGCTTTAGTGTTCTGAGGGGGAACTTCCCATTGCCTATGTGGCCTAATATCCACCCTTGGCAGTCTAAACTCGTCGCTATTCATACTATACCACTCTTTTTTATCAATATAAGAACCCAATGCACCTTCCAGGTTAAATCCATCTAAACCACAAACAACTTGAGCAGATTGGTTAGCACTTTCAGAAGCAGACATCCACATAGTCACTTCCTCGACATAGAGGGCGTCATCAAAAGGGTTAAATATAGACAAATTCTTGCTTATAGCTTCATTAACAGAGATGTCCAACCCAACTAAAGGCTCTATCTTGTAAGGGGACTCAGCGGCTACTCCTTTAGCCTGAATAACGAATCCCCCAAAGTTCGTTTGCAATATGATATGCGCGGATGATGAGCCTAACCATCTCGGCAGGAAAACAAACACAACAGAAGCAGATTCTCCAGGACTTAATGACAGTTCCTCAGCACCCAATGCGTAAAACTGTGGGTCGGTACTGAACGGCTCATACACTAGCAAAACACTATCATTGTTCTTGTTTGCAACAGTTAGGAATGCCAAAGAAGCAGAATACAAACTATTAGCTCCCCAGTCCAACAAAGGTGGACTTATCTCCACATTCAGCGAAGAAGAACCACTGAGTTGAGCCTCACCGACGTTCCCTCTGTTCGAACTCAAACCATCGGGCAACCTTCTCACAGGACCAATGGAAGAGCACGTAACAATGCCTCCGTTGGACATCTCAAAGGCCGTCGAACGACTCGGGAGCCGTTCCGCAATGATCTCCCCCGTCCGAGATGATTCTTTGGAAACTTC
Above is a genomic segment from Ananas comosus cultivar F153 linkage group 15, ASM154086v1, whole genome shotgun sequence containing:
- the LOC109721036 gene encoding zinc finger CCCH domain-containing protein 62 isoform X1 yields the protein MPIAAASMRKKGKQISLPPIAISSSSEEEDEEESEEEEEEDDDDDDDSDDEDYDGEDDDPDDDDVEEEEDSGGDDDEDDDDNDNEGEEESRDRKLLDEEVYDKIVDLLRRRKSLDHLKLEECKVYLRKHRLRLGGAKGTCIERILEHWRIKDGNGEKLYPKSSFSMNCTGDVCRGDIILFKQRVYRKFGLARRGADIIGKRVVAGRVVKESYGADKQQHTFTVEVLWSKGVKPLPPLFPLLVKGRNLYRLKTFRQLHSMTAANPSHIKQCWQNEAERLEVLAEKHKRGAAARQVRAIAKARTALRGSKRARKSFDKDLPPKKHRKKEREVSSGEQKLNACGGKAQYDGRRKANQVAAKGRHLSLSGQHTKQANYQNTTHIQQQFYQRNPIYIDHRRSTTWQLNQDNNMAPSHTSTWNIHGLMGNVGIRSNASGEFHRTISRANYVSHPYGDPMYYSGQPISGPVLMTPDFVRGPFMSPPRSQFHRRR
- the LOC109721036 gene encoding zinc finger CCCH domain-containing protein 62 isoform X2, with amino-acid sequence MPIAAASMRKKGKQISLPPIAISSSSEEEDEEESEEEEEEDDDDDDDSDDEDYDGEDDDPDDDDVEEEEDSGGDDDEDDDDNDNEGEEESRDRKLLDEEVYDKIVDLLRRRKSLDHLKLEECKVYLRKHRLRLGGAKGTCIERILEHWRIKDGNGEKLYPKSSFSMNCTGDVCRGDIILFKQRVYRKFGLARRGADIIGKRVVAGRVVKESYGADKQQHTFTVEVLWSKGVKPLPPLFPLLVKGRNLYRLKTFRQCWQNEAERLEVLAEKHKRGAAARQVRAIAKARTALRGSKRARKSFDKDLPPKKHRKKEREVSSGEQKLNACGGKAQYDGRRKANQVAAKGRHLSLSGQHTKQANYQNTTHIQQQFYQRNPIYIDHRRSTTWQLNQDNNMAPSHTSTWNIHGLMGNVGIRSNASGEFHRTISRANYVSHPYGDPMYYSGQPISGPVLMTPDFVRGPFMSPPRSQFHRRR
- the LOC109721486 gene encoding uncharacterized protein LOC109721486 → MKQPSTALSSSLPRGCSLIRYALVLCFVVLSFYLILPCEGKDCSRGDAGGCGSLLCFGLRDACADPLSFCFPSTQLGFLAQEDVDPKPNSEVSKESSRTGEIIAERLPSRSTAFEMSNGGIVTCSSIGPVRRLPDGLSSNRGNVGEAQLSGSSSLNVEISPPLLDWGANSLYSASLAFLTVANKNNDSVLLVYEPFSTDPQFYALGAEELSLSPGESASVVFVFLPRWLGSSSAHIILQTNFGGFVIQAKGVAAESPYKIEPLVGLDISVNEAISKNLSIFNPFDDALYVEEVTMWMSASESANQSAQVVCGLDGFNLEGALGSYIDKKEWYSMNSDEFRLPRVDIRPHRQWEVPPQNTKAIAEINLLPYLEGNVFGAICMKLRNLTTDRINSIVIPLELEVRGRAAYSDLTGSLLVSFESRAACEEKGSIFSLFLRNDASQLVSILSIEEVTESSKVFQIKYIKGLILFPRSVTQIALIGYSFPTSARSIIHDTTNLNCNLVVETNSSVSPIIKIPCQDFFHACLKYQASTGIVESDGSYVGLTLIQKEETSANSRTGSLGSIMEDSLKMKPKLLKASEADDLILGNWRSHGTMAVISVLKDQEVSFPVVQIGSRFSKWITVHNPSEKPALMQLVMNSEEIISDCKSAEDLSDLTFSSRSPEINSIETRFGFSLADSAITEAFVHPFGKALLGPIVFHPSNWCMWSSSALIRNNLSGLEWLPLRAFGGSHSLVLLDGPEPVWKLEFNLDLPINRNLSSSPLVENAKLSCNKQVMKEIYAKNTGELPLEVKKVKVSGTDCGSDGFMLHFCEGFALAPGESARLLLSYQTDFSAAIVHRDLELAMASGIFVIPMKASVSVNMLTLCRKSFFRTVNWGVSVLVFVAASTLILVFIRIIPHYFLVGTNDCYLKVETSENPLNKSEKPSFLSHSTKTTRSPRAQKKPEAGFVNRYPVTQHGVLDSPKRTEEIHSYDHQKKSTTLSPTTSSDKTNEDPGLIEAPQTNNLTIKVVKEKGRRRKRKAYGVGWAAKFEVSSSHSGNSTPSSPLSPSSSTPKQGWPISPETTVESPFAREPEEPKYQKKDSSENTGEAKVAAAEKRFENKRTPCPREQPSTTPKSAGKAPILPSPTFLAPSSPIAPHARAPGSKLMKENAAKAPENDVAEKKFVYDIWGDHFTGHLLGKPKEVLREAVDASEGDSQSFFAREPQSLMTMPSPQLVTSTPSHEMAPYDVTCLYQMN